The genomic region TGACCGCCCTGGCGGAACTGCTGGAGCGCTGCAAGGCTCAGGGCCTGATCCGGCCCGAAAGCTACGCCCTGTATGTGGATGACGGCAGCCGCGACCGGACCTGGCAACTGCTTGAGGCCCGCCACCGTCAGGATCCTTTCTGCCGGGGCGTCAGCTTCGCGGCCAACGCCGGGCATCAGAACGCGGTCTGGGCCGGCATGGACATGGCCCGCCAATGGGGCGTGGACTGCATCATCAGCCTGGACGCCGACCTTCAGGACGACATCGGCGTCATCCCGGACATGCTGGCCCGCTATGCGGAGGGCTGCGACATCGTCTACGGCGTACGTAACGACCGCAGCACGGATACCTCTTTCAAGCGGGGCACGGCACATTTCTTCTACCGCCTCATGGGCTGGCTGAACGTGCGCCTGATCCCGGACCATGCGGACTACCGTCTGGTGGCCCGGCCCGTGCTGGAGGCCCTGCAGGGCTTTGAGGAACAGACGCTTTTTCTGCGCGGGCTTTTCCCCACGCTGGGCTTCAAGACCGGCAAGGTCTATTATTCCCGGCTCTCGCGGCAGGCCGGAGAAAGCAAATATCCCCTGCTGAAAATGCTGTCCTTCGCCTGGAGGGGCATAACCTCCTGCAGCGCGGCGCCCCTGCGTCTGGCGGGCTTTATGAGCCTGCTCTGCATGCTCGCGGCCCTGGTCTGCTGTCTGGTTTCGTTTTTCAAGTATCTGGAGGGCGAGGTCATACAGGGCTGGACGTCCCTGATTATCGTGGCTCTGCTGCTGGGCTCGGTGCAGTTGTTCTGCCTCTCCGTCATGGGCGAGTATATCGCCAAGATTTTTACTGAAGTGCGGCGGCGGCCCCGCTATATTGTGGAAAAGACCCTATGACCGGCTTTGTCCCCACCTGGGAGGACCTGCGGCGTTTTGTGCAAAGCCTGCTGGCCCGGCGCTGGATACGCTTCGGCCTGGTGGGTGGCGCGGCGACCCTCTGTTACGCCCTGCTGGGCCTGCTTTTCGTGAACGTCTGGGCCATGCCCCTGTTGCTGGGCAACGGTCTGGCCTATCTGATCAGTTTTGCCGTTTCCTATCTGGGCCAGAGCTTCTGGACCTTTCAGGCCAGGGGCGGCCACCGGGCCATGCTGCCGCGTTTCGCCGCCACCCAGGCCGTGGGCCTGGGGCTCAACTCCTGCATTGTCTGGCTGCTCGTCCGCTTCGGCCTGAGCTATGGACTGGCCATGCCCGTGGCTGTGGTGCTGGTGCCGGTTGTTGTCTATCTGCTCTGCAAATACTGGGTCTTTCGCCGGACGCGGGGCCTGAGCGGTTCCGGGAATACTTCGGAGGGCGCCAAACCATGAGCACTCCCGCCGTCTCCGTGATCATGAACTGCCTGAACAGCGCGCGGGATCTGCGCGCGGCCCTGGACAGCCTCATGGCCCAGAGCTTTGAGGATTTTGAAGTCGTCTTCTGGGACAATGGATCCACGGACGACAGCCCGGCCATCGCCCGGAGCTACGGTCCCAGGCTGCGCTATTTTCGCGGTGAAAAAACCGTGCCCCTGGGCGCGGCGCGCAATCTGGCCCTGGCTCAGGCGCGCGGCCGCTATCTGGCTTTTCTGGACTGCGACGATCTCTGGCGTCCGCAAAAACTGGAAAAACAGGTGGCCCTGTTCGAAGCCAATGAGCGGGTGGGGCTGGTCTGCACGGATACGGAGATTTTTGACGGCAGACGTGTGCTCAAGCGCCTCTTCGCCGAGGCCCGGCCCGCGCGCGGCATGGTCTTCGGCGCGCTCATGGAGCGACAGTGGATTTCCATGTCCTCGGCCATGATCCGGCGCGAGGCTCTGGCCGGGCTGGCGGCCGATGCCGGGACACGGGAGGGCGGCTGGTTTGACGAAAGCCTCAACGTCTGCGAGGAGGCCGACGTCTTTTACCGCATCGCCCATGATTGGGAGCTGGACTACGTGGATGAGCCCCTGACCCTCTGGCGGGTGCACGGGGCCAACACCACGTTCCGCAAATTCGGCCAGTTCGCGGATGAGACCTTGCGCATTCTGGACAAGCACCGCCGCCTCTATCCCGGCTATGACGCGGAGCACGCCGATCTGGCGGCCCTGCTGACGCGGCGCGCGGCCTTTCAGAAGGCCGTGGCCCTCTGGCGCGAGGGGCGCAACGCCGAGGCCCGCGCCGCTATCGCGCCCTGGCGCAAGCTGTCGCGCAAGTACCGTCTGTTCTGGTGGGCCAGTTTTCTGCCCGGCTCTCTTTTCGATCTGTCGGCGCGGATTTATTTCGCCCTGCCCGCCGGGTTGCGTCGCTGATAAAAGATGAAAAAATGTCAACAGCAATGTGGAACGCGTTTTTTCCCTCTTCCAAGGCTGCGCTCTGGGCAAGGGGGTGATGCGCTATGCCGCGTCCATCTAGGTGGAATAGTGTGGCGTCGGCCTGAATAAGGTATTGCGGGGCTATGCCAAACGCTGAACAGTCTTTTCTGCCGGAGGGAGGGCGTTCTGACGGCATACGGCGCAGTTGCCGCGCCCGATAAGCGCAAAACCCGGAGCGACAGACGCCGCTCCGGGTTTTGCGCTTATCGGACAGGGGCTTTCCCTTCAAGCAAGCCGCAGCCGCGACAGTGACTTGTGCGACTGGAATAAAGACAACAGCGCTGACGCGACCAGAGAAAAAAGAACATGGTGTCGACACGCCCTCGTTCAGCTTTGTTTCAGTTCCTGAATCAGCCGCGTCAGGCCCTGGGCCTGACCGGCCAGTTCCTCGACGGCCTTGGCCGCTTCAGCCATGACGATGGCGGTTTCCTTGGCCCTGTCGCTGACCAGGATCAGGGACTGATTGATTTCCTGACTGGCGGAGGACTGCTCCTCGCTGGCTGTGGCAATGGCGTTGACCTGGTCGGCGGTGGCTTCCACCGTGGCCACGATATCCTCCAGCGCCCGGCCCGAGTCGCTGGCCAGCTCCGTGGCCTGGCCGATCTGGTCCACAGCGGCGTCTACGGCGTCCATGCTTTTGCTTGTGCTCTCCTGAATGGCCGTGATGGCGTTGCCCACGTCTTGCGTGGAAGCCATGGTTTTTTCAGCCAGTTTGCGCACCTCGTCGGCCACCACGGCGAAACCGCGCCCGGCCTCACCGGCACGCGCCGCCTCGATGGCCGCGTTGAGGGCCAGCAGGTTGGTCTGGTCCGCAATGTCCGAGATCACGTTCATGATCCGGGTAATGGCCTGGGCGTGCTCATTGAGCTGGGCCATGTCCTCCTTGACCGCTATGGACATGCGATGCACTTCCTCAATGCTCTGTACGGCCTTCTCCACAATGCCCGCGCCGGTCAGGGCTTTTCCCTTGGTTTCCGTGGAGGCGGAAGAGGCCGAACCGGCGTTCCGGGCCACATCCTGAACCGTGGCGTCCATTTCGTTCATGGCCGTGGCCGCTTCCGAAAGGCGCCGGGCCGCTTCGCCCGCGCCCTTGTCGGCCTGCTCGATCTGGGCGGACAATTGGGTGGAGGCCGAGGAAAACACATTGCCCATGGCTTCCAGCTTGTCCGCAGCCGCCAGCATGGCCCTGGTTTTGGCCTGTGCTTCCTGGCCGGCGCGTTCCGCCTCGTGCATGGCCTCCTGCGCCTTGCGGGATTGTTCCTCGGCTTTGCGGGATTGTTGTTCGGCTTCGCCGATTTTTTCGTTCAGCGCGTCCACCATGCTGTCCAGCGCCACGGAGAGCTGGCCGATTTCATCCTTTCTGGCCAGGCCCAGCCGCTGGTCCAGCTGTCCGTCGGCCACGGCGCGGGCGAAGCGCAGGGCCCGGCTCACCGGGCCGGTGATGCCGCGGGTGAGCACGAGGCCGATCAGCAGGCCCGCGAGCAGGGCGACTGCGCTGACCGTGTAAATCAGGGTGATGGCCCTTTCGCTTTGCTTGTCCACGGCATTGATGGCCGCATCCTGGAGTCTGTCGCCGGCTCCGGCGATGCCGCGCGCGGCCAGGATGCCCGCCTCACAGGCCTGATCGCGCCGGGCGTCAAGCTCGTCGATGCGCTTCCAGAGTTGCAGCGTTTGGGCCTGGGCGTCCCTGTATTCCTCAATATGGACGCGCAGGTTGGTCAGGAGTTCCCGCAGGTCGGCTCTTTTTATTTGCGGCAGCAGTTCGTCCACCTGTTTGAGCAGCGCGGGAAAAAACACCGGCAGGTTGTCTTTGGCATACTCCCGGTTGTTTTCGGACAGGCTGCGCAACATGCGGACGCGGAGGTAATTGATGGCGTCCATGATCCGCTGCCCGGCCTGGACCAGGGGCAGGGCTCTGGCCGCTTCCGTGCTGTTCTGCTCCGCCACGAACTGGTTGAGCACCGCGTTCATCCGCTGCATGTAGGCCCGCGTCTCGCTCAGCAGACTCGCGCCTGCCTCGTTCATCCGTTTGCGCAGGGCCACCAGCTCCTGCTGGGCCGCGTGCGTTTCCAGCAGCGTTGTCTTCAGGCTTTCAAAGGCCTTGCGGCCCGCTGCGGTTTTACCCGTGTCCGGGATGGTGTCGGGATTGGCCTTGAGGTGGGCCGCAAGGCCGGTCAGACTCTGGTCGGTCTGATCCAGCAGGCTTTGAACATTCTCCCAGGCCTTGGCGCTGCCCTCCTGAAAGGCGAGCATCTGGCCGGGAATGGCGGTCACCTGCTGGTTCAGGACATTGGCACGCTGCTGCAGGGGCGCGAAAGCCTCTTTGATATGGGTGGTTTCCCGCTCCACAGTTCCCATCACGTTCAGGGATACCGCGCTGATGGATACGGCCAGCAGCAGTATGAGGCCGATGCCCACGGCCATCTTCTGCCAGATTTTCAGATTCTTCATCAGGTTCGCCCTTTGCCTCGTCGAGGCATTCTGCAAGTCCACATGCCGGTCAGGCCGCGCGACATAAAACAGCCGGGACTGCTGTCCCGCCGCTTGGCTTCGTCATTACCGCCGGTTGTTCCAGTACAATTCTTTTATTCGGAAGAGAAGGAGAAAAAATTATATACGGTGTGCGGAAAAATCACATTTGCCCGGACGAGTTTGACAGAAAAAACCGCCCCTTGCGGGGCGGTCAAAACGTTGAAAAAGTCAACACGATCAAAAAACGGGAGAATATCTTATATTAAACGTCTGATTTTTATATCTTTCATTACAACAAACGTTTTCGGAAACGAACTCGCGGCAGCGCAAAGCCGCGTTTCGCGGCCGTTGCCTTCAGTCTGTCCGACCCGCATGGGGCGGTGTGTCGCGCGT from Desulfovibrio porci harbors:
- a CDS encoding glycosyltransferase family 2 protein, whose protein sequence is MSARPAPLLALVVPCYNEEETLPRTLTALAELLERCKAQGLIRPESYALYVDDGSRDRTWQLLEARHRQDPFCRGVSFAANAGHQNAVWAGMDMARQWGVDCIISLDADLQDDIGVIPDMLARYAEGCDIVYGVRNDRSTDTSFKRGTAHFFYRLMGWLNVRLIPDHADYRLVARPVLEALQGFEEQTLFLRGLFPTLGFKTGKVYYSRLSRQAGESKYPLLKMLSFAWRGITSCSAAPLRLAGFMSLLCMLAALVCCLVSFFKYLEGEVIQGWTSLIIVALLLGSVQLFCLSVMGEYIAKIFTEVRRRPRYIVEKTL
- a CDS encoding GtrA family protein, which gives rise to MTGFVPTWEDLRRFVQSLLARRWIRFGLVGGAATLCYALLGLLFVNVWAMPLLLGNGLAYLISFAVSYLGQSFWTFQARGGHRAMLPRFAATQAVGLGLNSCIVWLLVRFGLSYGLAMPVAVVLVPVVVYLLCKYWVFRRTRGLSGSGNTSEGAKP
- a CDS encoding glycosyltransferase family 2 protein, producing MSTPAVSVIMNCLNSARDLRAALDSLMAQSFEDFEVVFWDNGSTDDSPAIARSYGPRLRYFRGEKTVPLGAARNLALAQARGRYLAFLDCDDLWRPQKLEKQVALFEANERVGLVCTDTEIFDGRRVLKRLFAEARPARGMVFGALMERQWISMSSAMIRREALAGLAADAGTREGGWFDESLNVCEEADVFYRIAHDWELDYVDEPLTLWRVHGANTTFRKFGQFADETLRILDKHRRLYPGYDAEHADLAALLTRRAAFQKAVALWREGRNAEARAAIAPWRKLSRKYRLFWWASFLPGSLFDLSARIYFALPAGLRR
- a CDS encoding HAMP domain-containing methyl-accepting chemotaxis protein, translated to MKNLKIWQKMAVGIGLILLLAVSISAVSLNVMGTVERETTHIKEAFAPLQQRANVLNQQVTAIPGQMLAFQEGSAKAWENVQSLLDQTDQSLTGLAAHLKANPDTIPDTGKTAAGRKAFESLKTTLLETHAAQQELVALRKRMNEAGASLLSETRAYMQRMNAVLNQFVAEQNSTEAARALPLVQAGQRIMDAINYLRVRMLRSLSENNREYAKDNLPVFFPALLKQVDELLPQIKRADLRELLTNLRVHIEEYRDAQAQTLQLWKRIDELDARRDQACEAGILAARGIAGAGDRLQDAAINAVDKQSERAITLIYTVSAVALLAGLLIGLVLTRGITGPVSRALRFARAVADGQLDQRLGLARKDEIGQLSVALDSMVDALNEKIGEAEQQSRKAEEQSRKAQEAMHEAERAGQEAQAKTRAMLAAADKLEAMGNVFSSASTQLSAQIEQADKGAGEAARRLSEAATAMNEMDATVQDVARNAGSASSASTETKGKALTGAGIVEKAVQSIEEVHRMSIAVKEDMAQLNEHAQAITRIMNVISDIADQTNLLALNAAIEAARAGEAGRGFAVVADEVRKLAEKTMASTQDVGNAITAIQESTSKSMDAVDAAVDQIGQATELASDSGRALEDIVATVEATADQVNAIATASEEQSSASQEINQSLILVSDRAKETAIVMAEAAKAVEELAGQAQGLTRLIQELKQS